From one Agathobaculum sp. NTUH-O15-33 genomic stretch:
- a CDS encoding zinc-dependent alcohol dehydrogenase produces MKMKAVYMHGPMDLRIGERELEPLRENEVRIKIARCGICGSDLGCYSGKSSEGRYDIAPYIPGHEYAGTVVETGPAVRDLTVGDRVTGDCSMGCNACENCKNGKMPSACLHGDEVGFRPYTPGAMAEYLTLKEGNVHRLPPDWPFEMGAWVETFCVGYFSIWGGNGHLDAAEDVLIIGAGSIGLCAAMTAKASGAHVIAADPLAFRRDVILRYGADEALDPTAPDFAEQLKGLTGGTGPSYVVEASGTPAGAENAVKLAADGARVRLVGMCERDITIKPTDLIFKNLSVSGFNGTKNAMVRTIKFMDRIRDSYDFAALNTSFYPYEQAKAAFDYALQNAGSEIKVMLTFD; encoded by the coding sequence ATGAAAATGAAAGCGGTATATATGCACGGCCCGATGGACCTGCGGATCGGGGAGCGCGAGCTCGAACCGCTCCGCGAAAACGAGGTGCGCATCAAAATCGCGCGGTGCGGCATCTGCGGTTCCGATCTGGGCTGTTACAGCGGCAAAAGCAGCGAAGGGCGGTACGATATCGCGCCGTATATCCCGGGCCACGAATACGCGGGCACGGTGGTGGAGACCGGCCCCGCCGTGCGCGACCTTACGGTGGGCGACCGCGTGACCGGCGATTGCAGCATGGGCTGCAACGCGTGCGAAAACTGCAAAAACGGCAAAATGCCCTCCGCCTGCCTGCACGGGGACGAGGTCGGCTTCCGGCCCTATACGCCGGGCGCCATGGCCGAATACCTGACGCTGAAGGAAGGCAACGTGCATCGCCTGCCACCGGATTGGCCGTTTGAAATGGGCGCGTGGGTGGAAACCTTCTGCGTGGGTTATTTCAGCATTTGGGGCGGTAACGGCCATCTGGACGCCGCGGAGGACGTGCTGATTATCGGCGCGGGCTCGATCGGCCTGTGCGCCGCCATGACGGCCAAGGCATCGGGCGCGCATGTGATCGCGGCCGATCCGCTCGCCTTCCGCCGCGACGTCATCCTGCGCTACGGCGCGGATGAAGCGCTCGACCCGACCGCGCCCGACTTCGCCGAACAGCTTAAAGGGCTGACGGGCGGCACGGGCCCCAGCTATGTGGTGGAAGCCTCCGGCACGCCCGCCGGCGCGGAAAACGCGGTAAAGCTGGCGGCGGACGGCGCGCGGGTGCGGCTGGTCGGCATGTGCGAGCGGGACATCACCATCAAGCCCACCGATTTGATCTTTAAGAACCTGAGCGTCAGCGGCTTTAACGGCACCAAAAACGCCATGGTGCGCACGATCAAGTTCATGGACCGTATCCGGGACAGCTATGATTTCGCGGCGCTCAATACCAGCTTCTATCCCTATGAGCAGGCCAAGGCGGCGTTTGATTACGCCCTGCAAAACGCGGGGAGCGAGATCAAGGTGATGCTCACGTTCGACTAG
- a CDS encoding TRAP transporter small permease: MDKIKRVQSAIARFSLAIAAAGLSTIAVSVFLSVLCRYVLKISAMWVEQYTRYMLIWVVFLAANVLIYKNTLMRVDFADKIWPKAFLRVREGLYTVLFVVILCTLTWQGWLQAQSYWGVPVTGLPVDKFWVYLSVPVGSFLMLVQYLLNLAALFCAQKSGGANE, encoded by the coding sequence ATGGATAAAATCAAAAGGGTGCAAAGCGCGATCGCCCGCTTCTCGCTGGCGATCGCCGCGGCGGGACTTTCCACCATCGCGGTATCGGTTTTTCTTTCGGTGCTGTGCCGCTATGTGCTGAAGATCAGCGCGATGTGGGTGGAGCAATATACCCGGTACATGCTGATCTGGGTCGTGTTTCTGGCGGCCAATGTGCTCATCTACAAAAACACGCTCATGCGGGTGGACTTTGCGGACAAGATCTGGCCGAAGGCGTTTCTCCGGGTGCGCGAAGGGCTTTATACCGTGCTGTTCGTCGTCATCCTGTGCACGCTGACGTGGCAGGGCTGGCTGCAGGCGCAAAGCTACTGGGGCGTTCCCGTGACCGGGCTGCCGGTGGATAAGTTCTGGGTCTATCTGTCCGTGCCCGTCGGCTCGTTTCTGATGCTGGTGCAGTATTTGCTGAATTTGGCGGCGCTTTTTTGCGCACAAAAAAGCGGAGGTGCGAACGAATGA
- a CDS encoding hydroxyacid dehydrogenase, translating to MMHTIVLIEPTIHPAGVQLLKEKARVVMAPDGGEQTLIRAIQESGAQGLLPRIEPITRHIIESCPTLQVIAEPGVGLDNIDVAAATERGVRVLHVPDGNYTTVSEHAMLFILASAQNLIRADANVRRGNWRYRDTNLPSDIAGKTLLVAGFGRIGREVAKKAQTFGMRVLAYDAFVPAGQMLETGAEKVEVLEDGLRRADFVSIHLPLTPETRGLFSTAQFEAMKQSAYLCNLGRGPVVDEAALYRALVGGIIAGAALDVFDPEPPFAENPLFQLDNVILTPHSGGDTRESRERLAVRAAGALLAALDGETPLVNWANRRDMEARWKPFFTCGRQGFNNHQEKEYSHEKISLFACSRRTRFHHAVRLRSTNGRAVRRGRRGHRRGRGPAKRNHRPRAAACRRERGAQAEPRR from the coding sequence ATGATGCATACCATCGTACTGATCGAGCCCACCATCCATCCGGCGGGCGTTCAGCTGCTAAAAGAAAAGGCCCGCGTGGTCATGGCGCCGGACGGCGGGGAGCAAACGCTGATCCGCGCCATTCAGGAAAGCGGCGCGCAGGGGCTGCTGCCCCGCATCGAACCGATCACCCGCCATATCATCGAAAGCTGCCCGACGCTTCAGGTTATCGCGGAGCCCGGCGTCGGACTGGACAATATCGACGTTGCGGCGGCGACCGAGCGCGGGGTGCGGGTCCTCCATGTGCCCGACGGAAACTATACCACGGTGAGCGAACACGCCATGCTGTTTATTCTCGCCTCGGCGCAAAACCTAATTCGCGCGGATGCGAATGTGCGCCGCGGCAACTGGCGGTACCGCGACACCAACCTGCCAAGCGACATTGCCGGAAAGACCCTGCTGGTCGCCGGTTTTGGACGGATCGGCCGCGAGGTCGCCAAAAAAGCGCAGACGTTCGGCATGCGGGTGCTCGCGTATGACGCGTTCGTGCCCGCCGGCCAAATGCTGGAAACGGGCGCGGAAAAGGTGGAGGTGCTGGAGGACGGCCTTCGGCGGGCGGACTTTGTCAGCATCCATCTGCCGCTGACGCCTGAGACGCGCGGCCTGTTTTCCACCGCCCAATTTGAAGCCATGAAGCAAAGCGCCTATCTCTGCAATCTGGGACGCGGCCCGGTCGTCGATGAGGCGGCGCTTTACCGGGCGCTCGTCGGCGGGATCATCGCGGGCGCGGCGCTCGATGTATTCGACCCCGAGCCGCCGTTTGCGGAAAACCCGCTGTTCCAGCTCGACAATGTGATCCTGACCCCGCACAGCGGCGGCGATACAAGGGAATCGCGCGAGCGCCTCGCGGTCAGGGCGGCGGGCGCGCTGCTCGCCGCGCTGGACGGAGAAACGCCGCTGGTCAACTGGGCGAACCGCCGCGACATGGAAGCACGCTGGAAGCCTTTCTTCACGTGCGGCCGACAAGGTTTCAACAACCATCAGGAAAAGGAGTATTCGCATGAAAAGATTTCTCTCTTTGCTTGCAGCCGCCGCACTCGTTTTCACCACGCTGTCCGGCTGCGGTCCACAAACGGGCGTGCCGTCCGGCGCGGGCGGCGCGGACACAGACGCGGCCGCGGCCCCGCAAAGCGAAACCACCGGCCCCGCGCAGCCGCTTGCCGGCGCGAGCGTGGTGCTCAAGCTGAGCCACGGCGATAA
- a CDS encoding ABC transporter permease yields the protein MKAKLGGLNFGQMFRKCGIYVILALFIIISTILRPDVFLTKANLISILVQISMTTILACGECALILAGSVDLSAGSLVALTGTVMVGVYESTGSILAGLAAALVIGAAIGLVNGFIITRFALPAFIVTLGTQILSRGLALVYANGMPIPVTGASFRVLGQGKLFGQIPYPILVCIAVVLFSLVLVNRTAYGRSLYAIGGNEEAAKASGIKTARVLTVAHVFMGLLAAITGYILMSRTNVGQPSAALNYEFDAIIGVILGGTSFSGGIGTVGGAVVGCVVMGVLANIMNLINISPNWQYVVKGIIILFAVVLDATTKKLSLRAKA from the coding sequence ATGAAAGCGAAACTCGGTGGATTGAATTTCGGGCAAATGTTCCGAAAATGCGGTATTTACGTGATTCTGGCGCTGTTTATCATCATCAGCACCATCCTGCGGCCCGATGTGTTCCTGACCAAAGCAAACCTGATCTCTATTTTGGTGCAGATATCCATGACCACGATCTTGGCCTGCGGCGAATGCGCGCTGATCTTGGCCGGCAGCGTCGATCTGTCGGCGGGCTCGCTGGTCGCGCTCACCGGCACGGTCATGGTGGGCGTGTATGAAAGCACGGGCAGCATTCTGGCCGGCCTTGCGGCGGCGCTGGTCATCGGCGCCGCGATCGGTCTGGTCAACGGCTTTATCATCACCCGGTTCGCGCTGCCCGCCTTTATCGTCACGCTGGGCACGCAGATTCTCTCGCGCGGCCTTGCGCTGGTCTACGCCAACGGCATGCCGATCCCGGTCACGGGCGCCTCGTTCCGCGTGCTGGGGCAGGGCAAGCTGTTCGGCCAGATCCCGTACCCCATTTTAGTGTGCATCGCGGTGGTTCTCTTTTCGCTGGTGCTGGTCAACCGCACGGCCTATGGCCGCTCGCTCTACGCGATCGGCGGCAACGAGGAAGCCGCCAAGGCATCGGGCATTAAAACCGCGCGCGTGCTCACGGTGGCGCACGTTTTCATGGGCCTACTCGCGGCGATTACCGGCTATATCCTGATGAGCCGCACCAACGTCGGCCAGCCGTCCGCCGCGCTCAACTATGAGTTTGACGCGATCATCGGCGTGATTCTGGGCGGCACCAGCTTTTCCGGCGGCATCGGCACGGTCGGCGGCGCCGTGGTCGGCTGCGTGGTGATGGGCGTGCTCGCCAACATCATGAACCTGATCAATATCTCGCCCAACTGGCAGTATGTGGTCAAAGGCATCATCATTCTGTTCGCCGTGGTGCTCGATGCGACGACCAAAAAGCTGAGCCTTCGCGCCAAAGCCTGA
- a CDS encoding TRAP transporter large permease subunit, producing the protein MWSSLKNAATGSASIFLIIGFTSIISWILTMESVPLMINNWVAAANISPYLLLFLVNLFFLFNGMWISDSAQLVLFAPIFAPIFQQMGIHPIHFGVVMVVNVMIGLITPPFGVGLYTAASVSGCELKDIVKASLPFTASCIVVLLLITYIPNLVLMLPWLAGYI; encoded by the coding sequence TTGTGGTCTTCCCTCAAAAACGCGGCGACCGGCTCGGCCTCGATCTTTCTGATCATCGGCTTTACCTCCATTATCAGCTGGATCTTGACCATGGAAAGCGTGCCGCTGATGATCAACAACTGGGTGGCCGCCGCCAATATTTCGCCCTATCTGCTGCTGTTTCTGGTCAACCTGTTTTTCCTGTTCAACGGCATGTGGATCTCGGATTCCGCGCAGCTCGTGCTCTTTGCGCCGATCTTTGCCCCGATCTTTCAGCAAATGGGCATTCATCCGATCCACTTTGGCGTTGTGATGGTCGTAAACGTCATGATCGGCCTGATCACGCCGCCCTTTGGCGTGGGCCTGTACACCGCCGCCAGCGTCAGCGGCTGCGAGCTCAAGGATATCGTAAAGGCTTCGCTGCCGTTTACCGCGTCCTGCATCGTGGTGCTCCTGCTGATCACCTACATCCCGAATCTTGTTTTGATGCTGCCGTGGCTGGCCGGGTACATTTGA
- a CDS encoding substrate-binding domain-containing protein, whose translation MKKRLLALGLSLGLILACAGCGSGDGAGDAPQGEPQADAPKAAEKLLLGVSLQNTGDVFDRILYEGMMAYGEEHKDEIDLQILNAQGDVNTQLTNVDQLINSKVKALVLWPRDVDALTPAVEAANAAGIPVVCVNTRTNGGAYTYVGSNDEEAGRIQGEWLAEKLPENAKYCYLMGPIGHSGQIGRKKGMQAVLAEKRPDIELLAEQTAEWDRAKAMNITDDWLKSFPEVTAIVSQNDNMALGAIEAVRTADKLDSILVTGTDATEEACASIKAGDLAMSVYQNAHDQGYFSADVALKLARDEWTKGDMDIPFEAVDAENVDQYIAQYEATE comes from the coding sequence ATGAAAAAAAGACTATTGGCATTGGGACTGAGCTTGGGACTGATTCTGGCGTGCGCCGGCTGCGGAAGCGGCGACGGCGCGGGCGACGCGCCGCAGGGCGAACCGCAGGCCGACGCGCCTAAGGCTGCGGAAAAGCTGCTGCTCGGCGTATCGCTGCAAAACACGGGCGACGTGTTCGACCGTATCCTGTACGAAGGCATGATGGCGTACGGCGAGGAGCATAAGGACGAGATCGACCTACAGATTCTAAACGCCCAAGGCGACGTCAACACCCAGTTGACCAACGTCGATCAGCTGATTAACTCCAAGGTCAAGGCGCTGGTGCTGTGGCCGCGCGACGTGGACGCGCTCACGCCCGCGGTGGAGGCGGCGAACGCGGCCGGCATTCCGGTGGTCTGCGTCAACACCCGCACCAACGGCGGCGCGTATACCTATGTCGGCTCGAACGATGAGGAGGCCGGGCGCATTCAGGGCGAGTGGCTGGCCGAAAAGCTGCCGGAAAACGCGAAGTACTGCTATCTGATGGGGCCGATCGGCCATTCCGGACAGATCGGCCGGAAAAAGGGTATGCAGGCGGTTTTGGCGGAAAAACGCCCCGATATCGAGCTTTTGGCCGAACAGACCGCCGAGTGGGATCGCGCGAAAGCGATGAATATCACGGACGACTGGCTCAAGAGCTTTCCCGAGGTGACCGCGATCGTCAGCCAGAACGACAACATGGCGCTCGGTGCGATCGAAGCCGTGCGCACGGCGGACAAGCTCGATTCCATCCTCGTCACCGGCACCGACGCGACCGAGGAAGCGTGCGCCAGCATCAAGGCGGGCGATCTGGCCATGTCGGTCTACCAGAACGCGCACGATCAAGGCTATTTCAGCGCCGACGTTGCGTTGAAGCTCGCGCGGGACGAATGGACGAAGGGCGATATGGATATTCCCTTTGAAGCGGTGGACGCGGAAAACGTCGACCAGTACATTGCGCAGTATGAGGCCACCGAGTAA
- a CDS encoding PIG-L deacetylase family protein — translation MNVLAIGAHPDDIDIYAGGTMLRYAARGDTVKFCVVTSGNIGHYDYDRAELAAKRKEEQLHAAAVVGAETLFLGMDERIVDDNPTRDAIVNAIRWADPDVIFTHWPDDSSVDHHVIGTIVKQALLCLKWKNQKTEYPPISKLPKVFFWEPNGGFHYQPEQYVDITDQMERKRAMLACHKSQVELEQDYMHAIEAMGMYRGLQAGYAYAEGFKAHLSFENPPDYKLLP, via the coding sequence ATGAATGTACTGGCAATCGGCGCGCACCCGGACGATATCGACATCTATGCGGGCGGCACCATGCTGCGCTATGCGGCGCGCGGCGACACGGTAAAATTCTGCGTCGTGACGAGCGGCAACATCGGCCATTACGACTATGACCGCGCGGAGCTGGCCGCGAAGCGCAAGGAGGAACAGCTGCACGCTGCGGCGGTCGTTGGCGCGGAGACCCTGTTTCTCGGCATGGACGAGCGCATCGTGGACGACAACCCGACGCGCGACGCGATCGTGAACGCGATACGCTGGGCCGATCCCGATGTGATCTTCACGCATTGGCCCGACGATTCCAGCGTGGATCACCATGTCATCGGCACGATCGTGAAGCAGGCGCTGCTGTGCCTGAAATGGAAAAACCAGAAGACCGAATACCCGCCGATCAGCAAACTGCCCAAGGTGTTTTTCTGGGAACCGAACGGCGGCTTCCACTACCAGCCCGAGCAATATGTCGATATCACGGACCAGATGGAGCGCAAGCGCGCTATGCTGGCCTGTCACAAATCGCAGGTGGAGCTGGAACAGGACTATATGCACGCGATCGAAGCGATGGGCATGTACCGCGGTTTGCAGGCGGGCTATGCCTACGCGGAGGGGTTCAAGGCGCATCTCTCGTTTGAGAATCCGCCTGATTATAAGCTGCTGCCCTAG
- a CDS encoding TRAP transporter substrate-binding protein produces the protein MLKNTWNCYARVFKKSIELYSGGEMTLEIYPNDSLGSTTSCLEQCSQGTIDIALSASVGALAGWVPNVSVFDMPYLIEDIDVCNLVCEGEIKDELSAQLQSAANMRLLSLIQTDFRNLDTWKAPVRSLADMAGMKMRVQEIDPHIAMVESWGAVPSSVAFTELYSAASTGVIDCYENCNYTLFMNNLYETVKYITETKHAANVCICAMNEGSWNKLTPEQQDIILRAEMDARRATSGVVAANNVDNLNVLESSGIEIVSLTDEERAAFRDACFEAGKAAVMNKVDPAFYDRFTKAYDAAAMLMGRA, from the coding sequence ATGCTCAAAAACACATGGAACTGTTACGCCCGCGTGTTCAAAAAGTCCATAGAGCTGTATTCCGGCGGCGAAATGACGCTTGAGATTTACCCGAACGATTCGCTCGGCAGCACGACCTCGTGCTTGGAGCAGTGCTCGCAGGGGACGATCGATATCGCGCTGTCCGCCTCGGTCGGCGCGCTGGCCGGTTGGGTGCCGAACGTGAGCGTGTTCGACATGCCCTACCTGATCGAGGACATCGATGTGTGTAATCTGGTGTGCGAGGGCGAGATCAAGGACGAACTGAGCGCCCAGCTGCAAAGCGCCGCAAATATGCGCCTGCTCAGCCTGATCCAGACCGATTTCCGCAACCTCGACACGTGGAAGGCGCCCGTGCGTTCGCTGGCCGACATGGCCGGCATGAAAATGCGCGTGCAGGAGATCGATCCGCACATCGCCATGGTGGAAAGCTGGGGCGCGGTCCCATCCTCGGTCGCCTTTACGGAGCTGTATTCCGCGGCCTCGACCGGCGTGATCGATTGCTATGAAAACTGCAATTACACCCTGTTCATGAACAACCTGTACGAAACGGTCAAATACATCACCGAGACCAAGCACGCCGCGAACGTTTGCATTTGCGCCATGAACGAAGGCTCTTGGAACAAGCTGACCCCGGAGCAGCAGGATATCATTCTGCGCGCCGAGATGGACGCGCGCCGCGCCACCAGCGGCGTGGTGGCCGCGAACAATGTGGATAACCTAAACGTTTTGGAAAGCAGCGGCATCGAGATCGTTTCGCTTACCGATGAAGAGCGCGCGGCCTTCCGGGACGCCTGCTTTGAAGCCGGCAAGGCGGCTGTGATGAACAAGGTGGACCCCGCGTTCTACGACCGCTTTACCAAGGCCTATGACGCCGCCGCCATGCTGATGGGACGCGCGTGA
- a CDS encoding sugar ABC transporter ATP-binding protein, which yields MTDQADVILELKNIEKSFPGVRVLKQVCFTLRRGTVHAIVGENGAGKSTLMKILSGMYQPDAGEIWLEGERVRIANESQGIARGISMIYQELNSVLDMTVMENVFLGREITRLGLTDKAEMRRRTREALAGLDMAIDPDTMMRSLSVASRQMIEIAKAVSREAKIIVMDEPTSSISQREVSELFRLVRKMKARGISVIYISHRLEELPEIADEITIIRDGACVFEGAANAVTEGEIIRHMVGRELNDLFPKTEVPIGEELLRAENFSSAGVFRQISFSVRRGEILGFSGLIGAGRTEVMRAICGLDPCDSGSVFLAGRQKRIKNPTDAIKSGIAMISEDRRRYGLVVIRSIRENMMLAHMKAFAGKLGLLNKHRETGVIGEQIERLHIKTSDIELPASTMSGGNQQKVVLAKWMVRPPQVLIMDEPTKGIDVGAKYEIYKLMCELAGAGMAIIMISSELPEILGMSDRIIVMADGEKRGELMRHEATQEKIMALSAGGSRK from the coding sequence ATGACCGATCAAGCTGATGTGATACTCGAGCTGAAAAATATCGAAAAATCCTTTCCGGGCGTTCGCGTGCTCAAGCAGGTGTGCTTTACGCTGCGCAGGGGCACGGTGCACGCGATCGTCGGGGAAAACGGCGCGGGCAAATCGACGCTGATGAAGATTCTGAGCGGCATGTACCAGCCCGACGCCGGAGAGATCTGGCTGGAGGGCGAGCGGGTGCGCATCGCCAATGAAAGTCAGGGCATCGCGCGCGGCATTTCGATGATCTATCAGGAGCTCAATTCGGTGCTCGATATGACCGTGATGGAAAACGTGTTTCTGGGGCGCGAGATCACGCGCTTGGGGCTGACCGACAAGGCCGAAATGCGCCGCCGGACGCGCGAGGCCCTCGCGGGGCTGGACATGGCCATCGACCCCGATACGATGATGCGCAGCCTTTCGGTGGCCAGCCGCCAGATGATCGAGATCGCCAAGGCGGTCTCGCGCGAAGCCAAGATCATCGTCATGGACGAGCCGACCTCCTCCATCTCGCAGCGCGAGGTGAGCGAGCTGTTCCGGCTGGTGCGAAAAATGAAAGCGCGCGGCATCTCCGTCATTTACATCTCGCACCGGTTGGAGGAACTGCCCGAGATCGCGGACGAGATCACGATCATCCGCGACGGCGCGTGCGTTTTTGAGGGCGCGGCGAACGCGGTGACGGAAGGCGAGATCATCCGCCACATGGTCGGGCGCGAGCTAAACGACCTGTTTCCTAAGACCGAGGTGCCGATCGGCGAGGAGCTGCTGCGCGCCGAGAATTTTTCCAGCGCGGGCGTGTTCCGCCAAATCAGCTTTTCCGTGCGCCGCGGCGAGATACTCGGCTTTTCCGGGCTGATCGGCGCGGGCCGCACCGAGGTGATGCGCGCGATCTGCGGGCTGGACCCGTGCGATTCGGGCAGTGTGTTTCTGGCGGGCCGCCAAAAACGGATCAAAAACCCGACGGACGCGATCAAAAGCGGCATCGCCATGATCTCGGAGGATCGCCGCCGGTACGGTCTGGTGGTCATCCGCAGCATCCGCGAAAACATGATGCTCGCGCATATGAAGGCGTTTGCCGGCAAGCTCGGCCTGCTGAACAAGCATAGGGAGACCGGCGTGATCGGGGAGCAGATCGAGCGGCTGCACATCAAAACGAGCGATATCGAGCTGCCCGCCTCGACCATGTCGGGCGGCAACCAGCAAAAGGTGGTGCTCGCCAAGTGGATGGTCCGGCCGCCGCAGGTGCTGATTATGGACGAACCGACCAAGGGCATCGACGTGGGCGCCAAGTATGAGATCTACAAGCTGATGTGCGAGCTGGCCGGGGCGGGCATGGCGATTATCATGATCTCCTCCGAGCTGCCGGAAATTCTGGGCATGAGCGACCGCATCATCGTCATGGCGGATGGAGAAAAGCGCGGCGAACTGATGCGGCACGAGGCCACACAGGAAAAAATCATGGCTTTATCAGCGGGAGGGAGCAGGAAATGA
- the iolE gene encoding myo-inosose-2 dehydratase, protein MKPLFQNVRFGAHPICWCNDDMLDLGDEYSFENIIDEAAEAGYTGIELGRKFPKEPKALRQALDARGLRLTSGWCDTMFACAELRDKYFDMFREKAKFLRDCGCDVVVAAEGTGSRCWDPREYRAKKGVEKLDDEQWKLFLDGLNEAGDFVNSLGMKLVYHVHTGTCCETYEETQRLCAGTDPDKLHLLADTGHLHYCGVDLARFFHDFADRIAYVHLKNIREIVLDVVEDYDMDFNSSVKCGIFTVPGDGGIDFRPIMQILADKGYEGWMMVEAEQYLPSPKTLHFMKMAREYLREITGV, encoded by the coding sequence ATGAAACCGCTATTTCAGAATGTCCGGTTCGGCGCGCACCCGATCTGCTGGTGCAATGACGACATGCTCGACCTTGGTGACGAGTACTCCTTTGAAAATATCATCGACGAGGCGGCGGAAGCGGGCTATACCGGCATAGAGCTGGGCCGCAAATTTCCCAAGGAACCCAAGGCGCTCCGGCAGGCGCTGGACGCGCGCGGCCTGCGGCTGACCTCCGGCTGGTGCGATACCATGTTCGCCTGCGCCGAGCTGCGCGACAAGTATTTCGACATGTTCCGCGAAAAGGCGAAATTCTTGCGGGATTGCGGCTGCGACGTCGTCGTCGCGGCGGAGGGCACGGGCTCGCGCTGCTGGGACCCGCGCGAATACCGCGCCAAAAAGGGCGTGGAAAAGCTGGACGACGAACAGTGGAAACTGTTTTTGGACGGCCTGAATGAAGCCGGGGATTTTGTAAACAGCCTTGGCATGAAGCTCGTCTACCACGTGCACACCGGCACCTGCTGCGAGACTTATGAGGAGACCCAGCGCCTCTGCGCCGGCACCGACCCGGACAAGCTGCACCTGCTGGCCGATACCGGGCACCTGCACTACTGCGGGGTCGACCTTGCGCGGTTCTTCCATGATTTCGCGGACCGCATCGCCTATGTGCACTTGAAGAACATCCGCGAGATCGTGCTCGACGTGGTGGAGGACTACGATATGGATTTCAACTCCTCGGTCAAATGCGGCATCTTCACCGTGCCGGGGGACGGCGGCATCGATTTCCGGCCCATCATGCAGATCTTGGCGGACAAGGGGTATGAGGGCTGGATGATGGTGGAGGCGGAACAGTACCTGCCGAGCCCCAAGACCCTGCACTTTATGAAAATGGCGCGCGAATACCTGCGCGAGATCACCGGCGTTTGA
- a CDS encoding NAD(P)-binding domain-containing protein, translating into MNQLPTLGFVGTGAITTAMVTGFCSRAADVPYPIVVSPHYEKNAAKLKADYPDRVTVADSIQAVVDAADWVILAVLPEAGEEVCRSLRFRPAHKIINVMFDKTVEQIAAWINCKVDTMLHMVPLTFNAFTDGPIVQCPPTPEAAEIFGHIGKIISVEKRYQAAVFGAITGCVTSMFAVMDQLIGWAQSEGLSAEQATGYVTNFFAAVCQEAIRQDRTGVRTMATVSTPGGINLQNLELIDAAGGIKAWADAIRPVFARTVGDIPKN; encoded by the coding sequence ATGAATCAGTTGCCTACCCTTGGTTTTGTCGGCACCGGCGCGATCACAACCGCGATGGTCACCGGTTTTTGCAGCCGCGCGGCCGATGTTCCGTACCCCATCGTCGTTTCGCCGCACTATGAAAAAAACGCCGCCAAGCTAAAGGCGGATTACCCCGACCGCGTCACCGTGGCCGACAGCATTCAGGCCGTGGTGGACGCGGCGGATTGGGTCATTCTGGCCGTGCTGCCCGAAGCGGGCGAGGAGGTTTGCCGTTCCCTGCGTTTCCGCCCGGCGCATAAGATCATCAACGTCATGTTCGATAAAACGGTGGAGCAGATCGCCGCTTGGATCAACTGCAAGGTGGATACCATGCTGCATATGGTGCCGTTAACGTTTAACGCTTTTACCGACGGCCCGATCGTACAGTGTCCGCCAACACCCGAGGCGGCGGAGATTTTCGGCCACATCGGCAAGATCATCTCGGTCGAAAAGCGGTACCAAGCCGCCGTGTTCGGCGCGATTACCGGCTGCGTGACCTCCATGTTCGCCGTCATGGATCAGCTGATCGGTTGGGCGCAGTCCGAAGGGCTGAGCGCCGAGCAGGCGACGGGCTATGTGACCAATTTCTTTGCCGCCGTCTGTCAGGAGGCGATTCGGCAGGATCGCACGGGCGTGCGTACGATGGCCACCGTCTCAACGCCCGGCGGCATCAATCTGCAAAATCTGGAGCTGATCGACGCGGCGGGCGGCATCAAGGCGTGGGCCGATGCGATCCGGCCGGTTTTCGCCCGCACCGTCGGCGATATCCCTAAGAACTGA